TTTCATCTGACAGACCGAAAGGAGGTGGGTGGGGGAACACTCAACGTAAGGCATTCCTTAATGATTAGATTTGGAACTATAATAGGCCTGAGTTTAATGAGTTTCAGTAACTCTTTCAAATTTGGGGAATTCTTTTTTCATGTACATAATTTGATCAGTCTAACAGGAAATAAGTAAGGGGAATGCCCAAAGGAAATTGAAGTTCTTCAGATATTTGGAAGAGATTCAGAAATTAAATCAGAATACTTCAGAGCCCTCAGTCACAGGGAACTGATGGAAATCCTACTGCCAAGAGTTACCACCCAAGTGTTACTAAACTTAACAAGGGaatttctctcctcttttcttttttgatgagaaggaagcaaaaaagaGACTTGTCAAATATAATCCTACCCGTCAAAGGCCATTGTGGTCCAGAAGAAGGAGTCAGCAAGCATGCCTTTCACAAGTGTTGCATTAGGTAACTTTAGACCCAAAGCCATCAAGGCCTGAAGGGTTCCTGGTAATCTCCTCTCCTGGCTAAATTACAGGCAGGCAAGGACACAAAGCTAAATAcgaatctgaaaaaaaaagactttctcaCTGCGATGGTGCCTTTTCTCTACCTTCATCATCAATCAGTGAGGACTGCAGAAGCTGAAGAACCTGGATCTCTTAGGAGGTTTCTTGTGTTTTCCTGACATATTCACGAGCTTCAGTCAATGCAAGGGTTATAAAGCTGACCTGACAATTACactaaatggaagaaaactctCAGGACAATGTTCGAGGGAATTGTTACCTGGTTGGTGCACAGAGATATGTTCAGCTCTCCCTTTCCAGCACACACGCATGACTCAAGCAGAAGAAGGGATCTCAGGACGCCGTTGTGCTCACACTGATAGGAACGCAGTGGAGCGCAGCGTTCCAGTGGCATGAATCACTGAAACACAGTCCACTCTCACAGAAAACTCATTCTGGATCTGAGGGCGGACGCAGCTCAGGTTAAACATTCTGGCTTTCTGCATGTTTTATCCACCCAAATTAGTGCAAGTCATCACAGGAGATTCAGCGATACAGAGATAATTTCATGAATTTGGAAAAACCCTTCAGACAAGGGCTTTTATTCCCACTACCAGCGCACACACTTAGTTAGCAACTGCGCCTGAGAAATATGTACTGGtcaaaggcagaagaaaaccaGCAGCACTATGATGACAGCAAGTTATCAACTGCCCTTTAACAGGACACTTGGacaagaagcaaaggaaaagataCTTACCCCAGCAGCAGGTCATCAGGGactgcaataaaaagaaaacgaaGGGTGATTTTGCTGAACTCCCCCACTGCATAAAACATCACCACAGGCTAGGATGCTGATCGCAGGCTAGCCCAGGGAGGGTAGCATATCCCTAATCTACCCCAGAGGCCAAACAAGACTCTAGCCATCCCTTCTAGTcaccaaaaagaaacaaggagcAGCAAAATGATCTGCCATGGTAGAAAATTTTAGTCGTGACAGTGTGAGGGGACAGGAGATGTGAAAGCGGGTGGGAGTTTGCCTTCCCCACCTCTCGTGTCTGGAGCTCTGGCTGAGCACACCAGGGCAAACAGCTCAAGTTCCACAAAACCCAACGGCACGCAGAATTGACAGTCAGGCAACGCTGTCATTATCAGTCTGAGTTCCTTGCTGCGTGAACCACACTAGAATTGAAAACAATCCAGTGCCATGCTGTTCCCACCAGactgcccacccctctgttcCAGTCCTGAGCCTCCCACGTCCCATTCTGGGTCTGGGCCCTCTTCACAGCAGCGCTGCCGCTCCCCACACCGGGCCTGACGCACCCCACCAGGCTCCAGCCCCCTCCTTTCCACCACCTCCACTCCAACGTGCACCCGCTCCCAGGCCAAAGCTGGGTTCTTCCTAGTTAATGCAGGAGCAGAAGTTTCCTCAGTCCTTTTCAAGAAAGTCATCAATCCCACTTGCTCCAAGAGCCACAACCCTCGCACTTTCAGTGCGACTCCTTGTTATTACGGCATTTATCAAGCAATTATCACAGCAATTAAATACATATCACACATACATTCAGACCACAgggattaattttaaaaagaaatgtggaaGTCCAGATACACTTACTTTTACAATATCCTACTTTTACAAGCACGCAGCTTCAACATCTTGCCCTGCCTCTTTAAGAAGCtggttaaaaatacatatattggTTTCCCTGAAACTCTCTTGGCGTGAGTAGAGAACTTTGCGGCATCAAAACTTTGACAATGTTGTTCTTTTCCCAGCATAGTCTTTCAGGGCACCACTAGTTTACGGCTTTTAAAACAGTACACAcgcaaaaaaaatcttcatttattAGAACTTCTTGTTAAGACGGAAAATTACACTTCGGAAAAGGAGTCTGTTTGTTTTAGCTGACAGCTGAGGCTCTGATCATCCAATCTGATCTTTCTGTTATCACTAGTGGGACACAGTGTACTATGCCTTGTTATTCCACTGGAAAATTAGGTCTTCTGACTTTAAAGTCCTTTGTTCCAGCAACTCAAAATATGCCCTATGACTGTTATACCGTTGGTCTGACTTTTCCAACTTTCCTCTACTTTAGTTCTCTAAGGTGATTGATCAGTTTCTTTTCACAGTTATGTCCCAGCATCCTGTTTCGGTGCTTTAGGGATAAGTTTTATATAAAGCTTACATAAGCTTTATatttataaagctttttaaaaagttacatgTACATTTTGGATCTACTCTAACCTGACAGGAGCCATACTGCAAGTATGCCAAAAAGCTATCCGGGTGGTCACTCAGCTTAGATATTAAGTCTTTGTCCATGTCTCACTCAAACGTAGCACTCAGACAGACTTCTCTGGATGTTTTTTGGGTTGGTTTTAGCGCAGGTAGGAATATTCCTTAGAGACACATTCCTTTGCAAGAACCATTTTGCACTTCTTACCCAGTAAACACAAACAGTAATATTCTTTTACACAGATTTTTGCACAGATTACAGAACTATGTTAGTAATCCAGAGCAAAATGAATATAATTGTTCTTAACTAGCTGCTAGAATTGGCCAGGATTTAGCTGGTAGTTTCTGCCTTCTTCACTCAAGCgatggaaagcagctctttGCCACGGGCTGGCTAACGCAACACCCTCTGCTGGTCAGCGATGAAACACGTTCATTTCCATGAAGAATTCCCTTTTAACTCTGGTTTTGAAATTAGCGAGTCTATAAAAGGAGCAGTACAGTAGGCATAAAAAAAAGCTATAGAAAAGTGTGGAGATTATCATCCCTCACATGCAGCCACTTGCACTACAAGCAAGCAGAAATCCTCTGGGTCCCAAAAGTGCCCAACTTGGTCTCAGTTTTGAAAGGGCATGGATTTTAGAAGGGGGCTGCCCTTTGTTATCTGTACTTCAAAGCTCTTTAGGTTGTCTCCAGGCAGAAACAGAGGAGCTGGAAACAACCCCACAGCTTGCCACTCATGAACGCGAAGCCACCGCCTGCAGAAGGTGCAGCCCAGGGGAGGACACCAACACCCGCTGCTCCCTGACGGTGTGACAGCAGCACTGTTAGCGGCCCACCCCCCGCAGGGACGGTGCCGTTTCCCTTACGTACCGTGCGCCGTCTCCTGAAAAACCCTTTTGatctccctcagcagctcctccgcCACAGCCGGCAGGGTGCTGCCCATCCCCTGGGCACCCACCGCGGGGCTGGAGCGAGACGGGAGGGACCGGGAGGCAGCGGGAAGCCCTTCAGGTCACCGCGGACATCGCAACCCGGGCAGCGCCTGACGGCAGACCCGGAACCGGCCCGGGGGAGCCGCCTCGGGGCCGttcggggcggcgggggccgagGCGGCGACCTCGCGGCCTAGCGCGGCCTACCTGGGCCTCACGGGGCCTGCCTGCTGCCCCGTCGCCATAGCAACAGGTGACGCGCGGCCCCGCGTCACGTGGCGAGGGCGAGCTCTTAAAGGGCCCCGCgcgcggtggggggggggtgagggccatgctggcggcggggctgcggcgggccCTGGGCGTGCGGCgctgccccgcggggctcccccgggcccggccctcGGGGGCCCGGcaggagcggggcggcgggacGGGACCGGGAACGGGACCCGGACTGGGACCCGCCCGGTGGCGGtgggcccggccgggcccggccctgGGCTTCCTAGGaggtgaggggaggggaaggggggcggcggggagccgggggcggcGAGCGGCGAGCCTCGCCCCGCAGCCCTCTCGCTCTTCCCCAGGGACGCCGAGGAGGACGGCGAGGCCGCCATCGTCCTGCTGCTGAAGAGAGCCAAGGTGAGAGGGGGAAAGGGCGGCCAGGGCGCCGGGCCTggcagctgggggccggggctgaggtgttcccccccccattATCCCTCATCTCTCTTGTTCCCCCCCCCGTTATCTCCGTTTTTGCCTCTCCCCGCAGCTCAGCACGATGAAGGGCGAGCTGGCGGAGGCCGAGAGGGTTCTGCACCAAGCCCTGCACCTGGCGCACCAGTCGGACGACAGGAGGGCCATCGTCTACACCTACAGCATGGTAATGCCCCGGCAGGGCTGGTGGCAACATCCCGCTCGGTGCCGTCCTGCtcggggcagggctgtgccggAGGGCCCAGGCACTTCCATCAtggtgctggggagctgtgTGCGGAAGGACGAGAGGTGGCGGTGAGGCTGGGCCCGGCGGTGGAGCTTCAGCGCAACGTCTGTCTTTTCCAGATGGCAAACGTGGCCTTCATGCAGGGGCAGCTGGACAACGTGAGTAACCCTGGTGTTTTGGCTTTATTTCCTTGTAAGAGTCTGATATTTAATGTGAAGGGTTGTCAACGATCTCGAAGGTGCAATGCACGGCTGACTTGCTGCATCCTGAGAGTTGTGAGGCAGGGATCTCATATTCTAAAGCAAAATCATCTGCCTTGGGACTGCAGTCCCATGCTGCTTAGTGCTTTCCCAGCTGGATTGTGAGCTCCAACGTGGTGAGCAAGGGAAGGTGTATGTCTTACTATCAAAAGCCATGGTCAAACATCTAGAGGACTATCCCAAGGAGAACACAGGAAAGCAGTGAAGAAACACAGATGTGATAAACTGGTTGTTGGTGTAGGAGTCCTGAAGTAACACTGGCATCAGGCTCTGGTTGGCCTTTCACTTTCCACTGGTCTTGATAGCAATTGTGTCGCAGTTTGAGACAGTTTTCTCCAAACCGTCTCCTTCAGTAAAGAGTAGAGATGTCTGAAGTGTCATCGTTCCTCAGTGTTCTCTTCAAAATTCTCATTTCAGGCAGAAAAGCTCTACAAAGCAGCTATGAGCTTTTTGCTAGCAGGAGACACAAAGGAGGTAGGTTCTTTTGATAAAGGCTTTCCAGCGGAAATACTAAGTGTGGTGCACAGTTCTTTGGTCTATTTCTTGTGCTGTAATGCTTCCTCCTGGAACTGGCAATGCCAGCTATGAGCTGGTGGGCTTCTTAGGAACTTGCTTTAATGGATGGCAGCTCTGATGACAACAGGATGGGCAATTTCAAGGTGTAAACTTGCTCTGTGGCAAAGTAATGGTTCTACTGGGAAGACGTTAGAAGAGTAACAGTTGCATTGTGTCCTCCTGGCAGGATGACAATGCAGTCCTTGAGATGTCCCTCAAGCTGGCCAGTATCTATGCTGCTCAGAAACAGTGAGTTTTCTGCTAACGGCATCTTTTACTTTAATCTCAGTTTCATAGTGGCAGTGGTGGCCAAGCAGAAGCTCTTGCCCCTGAGAACAGAGTGCCTGGGGAAGCTTTGTGACAAGATACTACCAACATAAAAGCGCCCACAGGCGTGCTGTTTGCCTGCTCACTGTCATGCAGCGCAGTGATTGCTGTTACAACCTGTCTGGCTTAGGGCAGAAGCAGCTATAGAGGACATAGCTCTCTAGCCTTAAATCCACACCTCACAAGACGTGCATTCAGGAGAAAAGGCTTCTGACTGCAGTTGGTGGTTGGTAACTTGtaccttcatttttcttaagaGATGGAGCATTGGCGTAGGTGGCCTTAGCTGGCCTTGTCTGGGGGGAGGGGGCCCTCTCCATCTCTTGGACCCTTTTGTGCACGGGTCAAGAAAAGGGTCTAGAACATGATCAAGGATAGAGCACTGAAGGCAAGAACGGTCTGATGGagaggaaatgttttctcaCAGGCCGCCTAGAGTAAGGAAGTGAAGGTATTCACATCTGTCCCTTCAGGGATGGAAGAAGCCTCACGTTGATGGGTTGTTGCACTTTGCAGGCACAAGTTAGCCCTCGCTGGCTATGAGTTCTGCATCCTGACCTTAGAGGAGAAGATTGCCAAGCAAAAGGACTTGCCTGAGGATGTCTTGTCAGGTGGGAGTGCCTTAACTGCCAAAGGCTTCTCTCATTATCTTTGTTTCTCTGTCCTTGCTGTTATCTTCTATGTTGCCCAAGCACCATCTTCATGTCAATCCATTGTCTTCACACTGCTCTTGTAGGATGTGAACTGCTGCTTGATCTTATGAAGCGATCACTTCCACTGTTCTCTatttgcagctgaagaaaaagccAACACCCGTCTCTTGCTGGGGATGAGCCTAGACTCCTATGCTCGCTATCTCCTAAACATTAACCAGCTCCCAGTGGCCCAAAAGATGTACGAGAAGGCTCTGCAGATCTCAAAGGATGATCAGGGAGAGACTCATCCACAGGTGATGTGTACAGTGGTGGTTGGACTACTGGGGAAAGAAAGGCTAACTGATCTCACAGGGAAGGAGACTGCCGTAAAAGCAGCTTTGCTGGTGTTGAATGTACACAGCACTGAATTGGGTTCTGCTTTCCTGCCAGGAAGAATTGAGTGTGTGGCATGCTGATAGATAAGGCATGATAGATAAGGCATCTTACTAAAAGCTTCGCTGGGAAATACTTTCACTAGTGTGACAGGTCTATGAATGTGGGGCTCCAGCTGGCCTGAAGTTCTGCGTCAGTCTTGCTCTGAGgattccttttctgtccttgtgCAGACTGTGGTCCTCATGAATGACTTGGCAACTGTGCTGGATGCTCAGGGGCACTATGATGAGGCATACTCCTATGTGAAGAGGGCAGCTGAACTGGCAAAGGAGACTCAACACCCCGAGGAGCACATGGTGCTGAACAACCTGGCAGCAATTCTGATGCACAAAAGTAAGTGAACGTGCCGTCTATGTCACTGTCTGTGCATTACAGTTTTTAGTTTAGTGGCTCTGTTGACTTGGTGTAGACAACTTGTGTTGCATTCAAACCGAATTCAGCTGCTGAAGGATCTTGTCCAAGATGAATGCAGTACTGGTGCATCTGAATGTCAGCCAGGGGGATCTTGTTTCCCTTGTCCTGTACATTAAGTAGCTGTTCCAAACTGACAGAGAATACTGCTTGTGACTTGTTTCAGTGAGATGGTGATGCTGAAGCAGCACCTTGTCATGTCGTCATAGCTCCTGTCTAGCCCTCACAGTTGGCACTTCATGCTGCATGTTTCTGAACCTCCCTAGTTCTTAACGTGTTCCATCCTTTGCTTGTCCTCTGCCTGTGGTCACCTTCAGGAGGGGATTCTGAAAATAGGTGGTGTAATTGGCTAGCCATGcccctttttcctcttgctACAGAAGACTTTCTGCAAGCAAGACAAGTGTATAAAGAAGCTCTGAAGCAGGCAGAACAGAAGGGAGATGTTGCTTCTGTCCAGCACATCCAGGAAGAACTAGCTGAACTGGCCAAGAGGAGAAAGGGCTCCACCTGAGTTTGGCCAGAGTCCAAGCTGCAGGTGTCTGACAGCAGCAAGGGTGGGTCAATACAAACAGGCTGGGACTGGTGCAATTCTCCAGACGAAGAGCAATCAGGAACTTAAGGACTGCTTAACAAGAAGGGCTGCTACTGCCCATACAGTCCAAAATAAAGTTGTGAAATCAtaactgtatttcagtttgtggtATAGTCTATGGTTATAGTGATTTACTGTGCTAATGAGTGAACTTAGTCTTGACTGCCAGCAAAATGCAAGCCTAGCCTGTTACTAATACCTGTAGTCACTTGCTATTCCTGACTTCAGAGTATTTGGTTTCAAAACACTGCTATCCTAAAGCTAGGTCATGAAAACAGCCTGCCACTAGGTAGCACTGCCTAAATTTCAGATTAAGGAAGGAGGATCCAAACTAAGGCAGGAATTGTCTTAGCTCTTTACATGCTGGCTAGCACAACAGGGTGTACTTGTCAGATGCAGTTCAGTATGCATTAGCTTCAGTAGAACAGATCACAGAATGTACCTGTACTATgacagagctgcagccctgtgtCATTTTCAAAGAGGTTGCCAAAGATCAGGTGTGGCTTCAAAATGTCTATCCAAAGATAGAACACCTCTTCTTGAAGGAGGGGTAAGGCTATGTTACTAAACAGAGCTGCTGTCAGAAATAAAACCCTCTGCTACCTTACCCCAGTCAGAGCACACTAACTGCCAAAGCTGTCTTCCTTTCTTGGACAGGTCATGATCTGTCAGTGCTAGAATGCTGAGGCTTCCTGTTGGAAAAAGATAGTTTGGCACATACTATCAGGTTTGTAAGTTACTAAATTCACATGAAGGCATGTCTGAACAaaaactttcagtttttctctgcaAGGAAGCCTAACAGTAAAGACAAAGGAGATTTTAAACCAGAAGTTACTAAATCCATGTTTCTCCACGAGAGTAGAACTAGATATAACTGTCACTAATCAAGCCATTATTTTAACTGCTCATTTGTAAGAACTTCAGGTGTTTAGTACAACTCTCAATGTTAATTGCATTATTAGTTTGCTTACAGTAGTAGCATTAATAGTGGCTTAAGCTCTTTGTTACTTTGAGCTAAGAAGAGGCACATGCAGATTTCCTAGAGTTAGATGTTCATTGAAGCTAGAAACTGTCACACACAAAGCTTTGTTCTCAGCAAGCTAGGAACTAAAGATAGGGCTGATACAGGCACACTTGTACCAACAAAAAGGCTCTAACACCTTCAAACCAATCTTTAagttttggtggtgttttttttcatttgggttTTAAGTGGCAGACTGTAAACACTAGCAGTGTCAATTAGGAACCCTGCAGCACCCCCTAAGGGAAGTGTTTTGCTTGTTCTCATGAACATAGCTTGATGCTGCAAAACAAGAGGGAGacacaggaaaagcaaatggaGAACTGATCCCCTTTATTGATTGGTCTGAATCCAGAAGTCACTATCTACACTGAAGAcattgtgtggaaaaaaaatcagttatgaTGCATGGAGTTTTTCAAGTCTTAAATGATTTCATGTCAGAATCATGAAACAAAGATGACAGCGTTGTGAAAGCACTGATCGGAAATCATTATAAATCTGTAGTAAACTATACTTTGTAAATGTGATTTATAAACACCTTCCTGTTTGAAACAGGTCAGATGTAGCTCCATACTTGAAGAGTACTGGAATTGTGGTAAACCCTAAGTTAGGCTCTGGAGAGGTTTTACATGGGAGAAGTTAGAACTTCGAtaacaaacaaaagcagcagcaacattttACATGCAAATGCCACTCACGCTGCATCTTAGGAGAAAGTAAATATCCTACTTTGGATATCTTGCTGCTGCAACAGCAGTAACATGAAGCTTTGCAATGAACATGCTATACTTACAGTACAGTTAGCAAAGACTTTTGTCTGTACATGCCTCTTTTGTTATATTAATAATTGAGTTTTAGAAATAAACTTAACTGTCCACTGCAAATTAACGGCTACAAAAAGGGCAGAGGAACTTGTTTTCCAGTATGTGTTGCACAGGAACAAAAAAGTTACAAATAAGAGCACAGCCctaaaaacaggatgaaaaaaacACTACTTTAAGCCAGAAGGTTAAAGGACAGGAAGGTGAGAAAGTCTTTCTTAGAGAAAGACTGCAGGCAGCTTTAAGACTGCCAAGTGCTCTATGCTGATGCAATGTTTTCTTAGAAAAACGGTAGCAAAGTGATTTTGTATTTACAACACAGTCAAATTTCCAAATGAGTTCCCTTACCATTTCTCTTTCCTACACTTAGGGTAAAAAGGCTTTTCTCTAGCAAATATTCAAAAGTATGTTTGTTATTGATAAATAATTCTGTACTACTGGACCATCACAGTTCTTTTGTAAAATGTATAGCTTACATGGACTCAAGGTTACATAGCTACATTATACCTTCATACAATGTATTGCAAATACAGtgttaaatttaaaagattttgacTGGAGAAGATTTTGACTCTAGGCAAGGATTGTTCAATGAGATGCAAAAGCAGTATGGAATCTGACAGACCATCCTACCCCCAGCTCAGTGCTATCTGTATATCAGTCCTTCTACCCCAGAGATTTAGATTCACTTTCCTGAGGTTAGTGCAGCAAAAAATAAGATGCTCCTGAAGAGGGATGGCAGGAGACCCTGTGATACTGCTAACCAGATGCACATATACATGAGCTACAAGCATATCATAGCAGGCATTGATAGATGAATGATTAAGATGACTCTCTAGTACCATAtacaagtaaaagaaaatttcacCCTAATATGTATTGCACACTTTAGGAGTTAAGCCAAGCATTTTTCAGGACTTCTACCAAAAGTTTTCTGATAAGATTAGAGGTTGGGATGTGGACACaggctttaaaataattattacataaagattttaaaatcagactAAGGAAAGTAAAAACTGCAGTATCTATTTCAAACTGGTTATAACAGAAGCCAAGTAGTTGACTCGTGTTGGTCAATTATTCTATAAAAgcgttttgtttttatttaaactcaGGATGTAGaggtttttcttcttaaaggaCTTATCAACCCACCCAGAGCCTCTGTTCAGATAAGCCATTTGTTGTGGTTAACCATGACAATAAAATTTAGTAGCCTATTTCAACTGCATACaatgcagaaacagaaaacactaaGATAGGCGTTTGGGGCACAGTTGAAATTCCCAGTGTGCGTAACAGTGAGGTATGCCTCCAGaagctgttctttctgttttgttttgattttttttatcctttttaaaatgaaccaTAACATACCCATGCAATAATATTTCTGCAGTGTTGCTAAATAAAACCAACTGCACCAAAAATTTACAATGTGGCagaattcaaaattcaaagaaatatATCATCTTATTCCAGCGAACTGGCTATGTTAATGTACACAATTCAGTAAGGggtcagtcaaaaaaaaaatcaacattttcacaAGAGTTGAACACCACTGAGAAGtgtctaggggaaaaaaatatatataaaagcaccATGCCTGCAAGAAGTGGCATGGCATTAAACAGGCAATGATGCTAGGCTGATTGGGAGGCTAGGGGTAGGGTTAGGCTAGGCTGGTAGGGAGGCTAGGGTTATGAAGAGTACTCTACACTGgagaaaatgcttaaaaaaattacaaaatgacCCCCAAAGTTTAGGCAATGATTTGAACATAAGTACACCAGATACTAtagcaagggaaaaaacactgcaaaaagtaCTCTCTATTTACAGAAGAATGATTTAAAGACATTATGGTTTTCTTTACAAATAGATGTAGAACAGGAATAgtccacatttttaaaaactctttacATATTTATCTTTAGTAAGTCAACCTTCTTGATCACAATCCTCCAACACACGGCCTGTGCAGAAGGCATTTAACGGACTCTCCATTAATTCTTCATTGTGTGGCCCTTGCTCTCTTGGAAAGTCTCTCTGGGCACAagtcaaaaataacttttttattttgacccgcaaattaaaaaaaaaaagaatctgcatAGTTCAGTCATCACTGTCAGACAGAGTCTCATATTGTGCTGAAAGCAGTGGTGCAGGCTCTCGCTCCCATATCCTGTTCTGTTGGTGAGTGGTTGCTTGGCTCATGGACGGTGGGGCACACGCGATTGATGTTGGCGGTGTACTGCTGAGCATCCTCATTGTCAATGGGTTATAAGGAAACTGTGTTGAACCTGAATGAAAGAGTTTCTCGAAGTCAAAAATGTGCCATTCTAAGAGGTTATAAGAGATCTATAGTAAAGATAGTATGGTTTTGGTTGTGACAACTAGCAGAAAATCTGTTTCAGGAAATCCTCGCACCACAGATCtagatgatgtaatcttttgATAACTGCCAGTGTTATATGTCTGCATCTGACCTTTCCGCAAATAACACATCTAATTCATTAAGTTGGAAAGAGAACCCCCATTTCTCACCTGTTGATGAAGGCCTATCTTCCCAGGCCCACACTGGAGTCTGTCTGTGGTAGTCCCCTTCTGAATGTACAGATGAGACAGAAGAAGGTCTTTCAGTTCCTAAATATCCCTGTCCTGGAATTGGAGACTTAGACTTCCTACTATTTGATTTGCCAATTAACTTCTGCTTGCTGACTCCCCCTCCTGGAAATAGAAGGGACAggttttccaaaaatattacaCTACACTTTAGCCTCTAGGTTTGTTTCTATAAATTATCGCTTAGCACCAAACAAGGATTTGACTTGATGCTTTCTGCAATGCTGATTTACTACAATTAGAAGACTGGCCTATACAGTCACTAATGACACTATTGCTAGAAAATCCCTATTCTTACCATGAGAGTTATATTTCCAACCTTAGGAAGGGAGCTGTTTTCAGTTCAAGCTAGTTCCCATCAGTGCATGTTCCCTATAGGTGATGTACTACACATGTATTTTTCATCAAGCCACCGAGCCAACCCATTATCTCTTCCCTGTTTCATCAGTGTTGTCATTCTCCCAGAAATATTGGCTAGTGCTCCTGAAATCACCAGCACCGTTTTGAAAGCCAGGACCACTACTGGGAATAGAAACACCATCTCTCTGTCACttgcagaggaaagggaatgaCTTTCAGTGACACTGAATTTATTCAAGCCCttcgtttatttattttatttaaaccatGAAATATTTGGGAGCTGAAATACCTCACCTGAATTAGGCGATGGATTAGCTTCTTCTCTACGCGTCTCACTACTTGCAGGTACTGCAGCGCTGGAACTGCCAGATGCTACTGCAATGGACTGTGATATTACAACTCCATGATCCTCGCTCTTGTCATCAAAGTTTCCCATCAATGCTTTCCTAATAATGTCTTCTAGACCAAGATTACTCGCAGGATCTGCAAAGGAATGACCCCTAGAACTGACTGCACCTGggagataaaagaaaacatacatggAAAGGTGGGAGGGGAGGCAAAAAACATATCTCAGAGAAATTACAAAGGGATGTGAACAAAGATTTGAGAGATAGGCAgaaagtggggggaaaaaaagatgatgtttttttaaaatgcaaagctaCATGCTCCAAAGCAGCTCACAATAGCTATAAGTTATATGTGCCAGCAAACACTAAATGTCAGACTCTGCAATAGAGTAAATTGTacattaagcaaaaaaaaaaaaagcaaaggaagctgAACATGCTGATTGTGATAGCATATTAAGTAAAATCTGCTGCTGCTAATCAGTTGTAAGAGAACAGACCAGAAGAATACTTCTCATATTAATGATCCATACTAATTCATCTTACGAAGTATGATTTGTGGCAAATACTTAATTCCAAAAGCCTACCCTTTCATCTCATCTGATGGAGATCACTACTTTCTCCAATTAAAGATAGAATCATTGCATCAGAAGGGGAG
This is a stretch of genomic DNA from Anser cygnoides isolate HZ-2024a breed goose chromosome 18, Taihu_goose_T2T_genome, whole genome shotgun sequence. It encodes these proteins:
- the TTC19 gene encoding tetratricopeptide repeat protein 19, mitochondrial isoform X1, which gives rise to MLAAGLRRALGVRRCPAGLPRARPSGARQERGGGTGPGTGPGLGPARWRWARPGPALGFLGALSLFPRDAEEDGEAAIVLLLKRAKLSTMKGELAEAERVLHQALHLAHQSDDRRAIVYTYSMMANVAFMQGQLDNAEKLYKAAMSFLLAGDTKEDDNAVLEMSLKLASIYAAQKQHKLALAGYEFCILTLEEKIAKQKDLPEDVLSAEEKANTRLLLGMSLDSYARYLLNINQLPVAQKMYEKALQISKDDQGETHPQTVVLMNDLATVLDAQGHYDEAYSYVKRAAELAKETQHPEEHMVLNNLAAILMHKKDFLQARQVYKEALKQAEQKGDVASVQHIQEELAELAKRRKGST
- the TTC19 gene encoding tetratricopeptide repeat protein 19, mitochondrial isoform X2 — encoded protein: MLAAGLRRALGVRRCPAGLPRARPSGARQERGGGTGPGTGPGLGPARWRWARPGPALGFLGALSLFPRDAEEDGEAAIVLLLKRAKLSTMKGELAEAERVLHQALHLAHQSDDRRAIVYTYSMMANVAFMQGQLDNAEKLYKAAMSFLLAGDTKEDDNAVLEMSLKLASIYAAQKQHKLALAGYEFCILTLEEKIAKQKDLPEDVLSAEEKANTRLLLGMSLDSYARYLLNINQLPVAQKMYEKALQISKDDQGETHPQTVVLMNDLATVLDAQGHYDEAYSYVKRAAELAKETQHPEEHMVLNNLAAILMHKNFLQARQVYKEALKQAEQKGDVASVQHIQEELAELAKRRKGST
- the TTC19 gene encoding tetratricopeptide repeat protein 19, mitochondrial isoform X3, producing MKGELAEAERVLHQALHLAHQSDDRRAIVYTYSMMANVAFMQGQLDNAEKLYKAAMSFLLAGDTKEDDNAVLEMSLKLASIYAAQKQHKLALAGYEFCILTLEEKIAKQKDLPEDVLSAEEKANTRLLLGMSLDSYARYLLNINQLPVAQKMYEKALQISKDDQGETHPQTVVLMNDLATVLDAQGHYDEAYSYVKRAAELAKETQHPEEHMVLNNLAAILMHKKDFLQARQVYKEALKQAEQKGDVASVQHIQEELAELAKRRKGST